The following proteins are co-located in the Heliorestis convoluta genome:
- a CDS encoding helicase-related protein, with protein sequence MNEVISSNDQLIAKMNEVLQARKGSKINIINDKLTLSVFGELSKNLKNVDKINFIIRNTNYVPQGHELPREFEIRQSDTDLFFNSYDIIQKNKLQHFSKAKSMYNFIQKHVNVHKTKEADKIAGNIIMIDDEIAIHGTSSLEISRKTKRGELAPIHFNSTITEKAQLDKLQKMFQTVWNNKEYTEDYKKQLLQSLKYVYKDYSPEFLYYFTLKELFGNQLDNGLDRFEKDKTGFRKSIIWNSLYEFQKDAVVSAIQKINKYNGCIIADSVGLGKTFEALAVIKYFELREDNVLVLCPAKLYDNWDSFKNPYIDNAFVKDNFNYKILCHTDLTRTKGYSRSGIDLSRIKWSHFDLVVIDESHNFRNRNENIEHISRYMKLMNDVIKKGHGTKVLMLSATPVNNSLIDLKNQISIITADKDHALEEAGISSISNLLRKSQKEINDWLKGEERTKNALLDKLPAEFYKLLEMLTISRSRKHITGYYGNQNIGKFPDKLPPKTYHPEIDSQKRLLKFDETNEVLESLKLAVYSPMSYIRSEYKEYYRRKYQTVHGDRVLFYHENREQITARLHRFNLFKRLESSVFAFAETIRRLIARIDDYIEALSRSKSGEVQLEGEEYTEEEVVLNYKYEIKVEHLIAADFLEDLYYDKKILEDLYSDVLKILNDKRDAKLKKLEELIIDKIIETPYNPGNRKMLIFSAFADTANYLYNSIAQELSQHGINVACITGSSEPRTTMKKVRSEFNTILRHFSPKSKLGQDLPRQEQIDVVIATDCISEGQNLQDCDTVINYDIQWNPVVLIQRFGRIDRIGSQNKQIAMINFFPNMALNDYLQLEQRVKGKMMAVNLTATGDEDFLSPEMNDFIFRKKQLEKLQEEVIEIDELNDNISLTDLNMNDYLYELSGYIKNHPEINKIPRGVYSVAQGDKKGCLFCFKYQKEKAKPTKESSLYPYYIMYIGKDGQVYYGNGNAREALKEFRKIAYGKDKPEPVLFKAFNKRTKNAEDMSFYSRLLNKAIEAIQGDEDKIAETTIFDFGGYNNDFANASSDDFELISFLVVE encoded by the coding sequence ATGAATGAGGTTATCAGTTCCAACGATCAACTCATAGCAAAAATGAATGAAGTACTACAAGCCAGAAAAGGCAGTAAAATAAACATCATTAACGACAAACTAACCCTATCGGTTTTCGGAGAACTTTCAAAAAACCTAAAAAACGTCGATAAGATCAACTTTATCATTCGCAATACCAACTATGTACCCCAGGGTCACGAACTACCCCGAGAGTTTGAGATACGTCAAAGCGATACAGACCTTTTCTTCAACTCCTATGACATCATCCAAAAAAACAAACTACAACACTTTTCCAAAGCAAAATCGATGTACAACTTCATCCAAAAACATGTCAATGTACACAAAACCAAAGAAGCAGACAAAATCGCAGGCAACATTATCATGATAGACGATGAAATCGCCATCCACGGTACTTCATCTTTGGAAATATCAAGAAAAACAAAACGCGGAGAGCTAGCTCCCATCCATTTCAACTCCACCATCACAGAAAAAGCACAGCTAGACAAACTACAAAAGATGTTCCAGACCGTATGGAACAATAAAGAATACACCGAAGACTATAAAAAACAACTGCTCCAGAGCTTGAAGTATGTCTATAAAGATTACTCCCCCGAATTCCTCTACTACTTTACCCTCAAAGAGCTCTTCGGCAATCAACTAGACAACGGTCTTGATCGCTTTGAAAAAGATAAAACAGGCTTCAGGAAGTCAATCATCTGGAATAGCCTCTATGAATTTCAGAAAGATGCTGTCGTATCAGCCATTCAAAAGATCAACAAATACAACGGTTGCATCATCGCCGACAGCGTGGGACTGGGAAAAACCTTCGAAGCCCTCGCTGTTATCAAATATTTCGAACTCCGAGAAGACAACGTTCTTGTCCTATGTCCGGCCAAACTCTACGACAACTGGGATTCTTTCAAAAACCCTTACATAGATAATGCCTTCGTCAAAGACAACTTCAACTACAAAATCCTTTGCCACACCGATTTAACAAGAACAAAAGGCTATTCCAGAAGTGGCATCGACTTATCCAGGATAAAATGGAGTCACTTCGACCTCGTCGTCATAGATGAATCTCATAATTTTCGCAACCGCAACGAAAACATAGAACACATTAGTCGCTACATGAAGCTCATGAACGATGTTATAAAAAAAGGCCACGGAACAAAAGTACTTATGCTATCAGCAACACCCGTCAACAACTCACTCATTGATCTAAAAAACCAGATCAGCATCATTACAGCCGATAAAGATCATGCCCTAGAAGAAGCAGGGATCAGTAGCATATCCAATCTGCTACGCAAATCACAAAAAGAAATCAACGACTGGCTCAAAGGAGAAGAACGGACGAAAAATGCTCTTCTCGACAAGCTGCCTGCAGAATTCTACAAACTACTTGAAATGCTCACCATCTCTCGCAGCCGCAAACATATTACAGGCTATTACGGCAACCAAAACATCGGAAAATTTCCCGACAAATTGCCTCCCAAAACCTATCACCCCGAAATCGATAGCCAAAAAAGATTGCTAAAATTCGATGAAACCAACGAAGTACTAGAATCTCTCAAGCTAGCCGTCTACTCTCCCATGTCCTACATCCGATCAGAATACAAAGAGTACTACCGCAGAAAATACCAGACTGTTCACGGCGACAGAGTCCTGTTCTACCATGAAAACCGTGAACAGATCACCGCACGATTACACAGATTCAACCTCTTTAAGCGCCTAGAAAGCTCTGTCTTCGCATTTGCAGAAACCATCCGAAGACTCATAGCTAGAATCGACGATTACATAGAAGCCCTATCTCGTAGCAAATCAGGAGAAGTACAACTAGAAGGCGAAGAATATACCGAAGAAGAGGTAGTCCTGAACTATAAATATGAGATAAAAGTTGAACATCTGATCGCAGCCGATTTCCTAGAAGATCTATACTACGACAAGAAAATACTTGAAGATCTCTACAGTGACGTATTAAAAATACTGAATGACAAAAGAGACGCCAAGCTGAAAAAGCTAGAAGAACTCATCATCGATAAAATTATAGAGACACCTTATAACCCAGGGAACAGAAAAATGCTCATCTTCTCAGCCTTTGCAGACACAGCCAACTATCTCTATAACAGCATTGCTCAAGAACTTTCCCAGCATGGGATCAATGTAGCTTGCATTACCGGATCAAGCGAACCAAGAACAACAATGAAAAAAGTTCGCTCCGAGTTCAACACCATCTTGCGCCACTTTTCTCCTAAGTCTAAGCTTGGACAAGACTTGCCCAGGCAAGAACAAATTGACGTCGTCATTGCCACTGACTGTATATCAGAAGGACAAAACCTACAAGATTGCGACACCGTAATCAACTATGACATTCAATGGAATCCTGTCGTCCTTATCCAGCGCTTCGGTCGCATCGATCGCATTGGCAGTCAAAACAAACAAATCGCCATGATCAACTTTTTCCCCAACATGGCCTTAAATGATTACTTACAACTTGAGCAAAGAGTCAAAGGAAAAATGATGGCAGTGAACTTAACAGCCACAGGCGATGAAGACTTCCTATCACCAGAAATGAACGATTTCATCTTCAGGAAAAAACAACTAGAAAAATTGCAAGAAGAAGTCATTGAAATCGATGAGCTCAATGACAACATCTCACTAACCGACTTGAATATGAACGATTATCTCTATGAACTATCGGGATATATCAAAAATCATCCTGAAATTAATAAAATACCCCGAGGTGTCTACTCAGTTGCCCAAGGCGATAAAAAAGGATGCCTCTTTTGCTTCAAATATCAAAAAGAAAAGGCCAAACCCACCAAAGAAAGCTCTCTCTACCCTTACTACATCATGTATATCGGTAAAGATGGCCAAGTCTACTACGGCAATGGTAACGCTCGTGAAGCTCTGAAAGAGTTTAGAAAAATAGCCTACGGCAAAGACAAGCCTGAGCCTGTTTTGTTCAAAGCCTTTAACAAACGTACCAAGAACGCTGAAGATATGTCTTTTTACTCACGATTGCTCAACAAAGCCATAGAAGCCATCCAAGGCGACGAAGACAAAATCGCCGAAACAACCATCTTCGATTTTGGAGGATATAACAACGACTTTGCCAACGCAAGCAGTGATGACTTTGAGTTAATATCTTTTCTCGTCGTGGAATAG
- a CDS encoding DUF4391 domain-containing protein: MLDIPSRYKIDKTFSIKTFITADLTPKEKKRFKEEVIEIKLSHQIAGEEIPSFVNDEYDCQVILFFTVQLKKLKYANFVGPIIQGLVKSLCVIEFYDHSSQQVYCFSHKRLNIQDKSQIVVEETVYSSLTSMQFTDEINGLLKEYIAYDNIYNRGNKLDFYLEMMIKAYIISNLSLWSGTRALLASNVWYNRDTMLKLYHGLKEVEQRKKELKSARTIAEQSTINAKLKKSYAQFKEMMEKT, encoded by the coding sequence GTGCTAGACATTCCCTCTCGCTATAAAATCGATAAAACTTTTTCCATAAAAACATTTATTACCGCTGACTTAACACCCAAAGAGAAAAAACGTTTCAAAGAAGAAGTTATAGAAATAAAACTATCCCATCAAATAGCAGGAGAAGAGATCCCTTCTTTTGTCAACGACGAATACGACTGCCAGGTCATTCTTTTCTTCACAGTCCAGTTAAAGAAATTAAAATATGCCAACTTTGTGGGACCCATTATCCAAGGTCTCGTCAAGTCTTTATGTGTTATTGAATTTTATGACCATAGTAGCCAACAAGTCTACTGCTTTTCCCACAAAAGGCTCAACATACAAGATAAAAGCCAAATCGTCGTAGAAGAAACAGTCTATTCATCGCTTACTTCCATGCAATTTACCGATGAAATCAATGGCCTCTTGAAAGAGTACATTGCCTATGACAACATCTATAACAGAGGCAACAAGCTGGACTTTTATCTGGAAATGATGATCAAAGCTTATATCATCTCCAACCTATCTTTATGGTCTGGAACAAGAGCGCTGCTTGCTTCAAATGTATGGTATAACAGAGATACCATGTTAAAGCTCTACCATGGGCTAAAAGAAGTAGAGCAACGAAAAAAAGAGCTGAAATCAGCCAGAACCATCGCGGAACAGTCTACAATCAATGCAAAACTAAAAAAGAGCTATGCTCAATTTAAGGAAATGATGGAGAAAACATAG
- a CDS encoding site-specific DNA-methyltransferase, giving the protein MEFPKVPKEIFNPINENIKKLAELFPSVVKDGQIDLEALKAELGHFESTSEKLSERYELGWAGKEASKKLANQDVVGRTLKYIPEDSKNPETTENLYIEGDNLEVLKLLRNCYYNKIKMIYIDPPYNTGNDFVYKDNFSIAQKENGVLEGELDKNGERLIVNQKSSGRYHSNWLSMMYPRLKISKDLLTEDGVVFISIDDNEIENLRKLCNEIFGRENYIESIIWYKNSTKNDSKDFATIHEYIICYAKNKAHRRDRGLTFREKKLGFEQVMNLAQKWELENTDIEDAQKEVRLLYRNNRDFKGLSQYKYVEIVEGKYKIYRKDNAAWPQGEGPKYDVIHPITKKPCQTPKRGWRWKKETMDDLLKHRLICFGEDESIVPQFKRYLDTMESNIVKSVYVNNNNGDVDLRETFKKTVFEHPKPISLIKDLCLWATRKDSMILDFFSGSATTAHSVMQLNAEDDGCRKFIMVQLPEPCDEKSEAYKAGYKNICEIGKERIRRAGEKILEENKDKAGIENLDIGFKVFRTADTNIRWFSEAIKNNELFDYDNRRSDKDNLDFNPSYKDIDVVYEILLRHRDIPLSSSVDKLSSIGERTYIFADTVLVCLEENITETMIDKIAAIEPMPSKIIFRDSAFEADISLKSNSMLRLEAQMKKNSGTKKKAYRVEFI; this is encoded by the coding sequence ATGGAGTTTCCCAAAGTGCCAAAAGAGATCTTCAATCCCATCAATGAAAATATAAAAAAGCTAGCCGAGCTATTTCCTTCCGTTGTAAAAGACGGACAAATAGATCTTGAAGCATTGAAAGCCGAATTGGGACACTTTGAAAGTACCAGTGAAAAGCTATCAGAACGCTACGAACTTGGCTGGGCTGGCAAAGAAGCATCCAAGAAACTGGCCAATCAAGATGTTGTAGGACGGACCTTGAAATACATTCCCGAAGATAGCAAAAACCCCGAAACTACAGAGAACTTGTATATTGAAGGGGACAATCTGGAAGTTTTGAAGTTGCTTCGGAATTGTTACTATAACAAGATTAAGATGATCTATATTGATCCGCCCTATAATACGGGGAATGACTTTGTGTACAAAGATAATTTTTCGATTGCTCAAAAAGAAAATGGTGTTTTAGAAGGGGAGTTAGATAAAAACGGAGAGCGGTTGATAGTAAATCAGAAAAGCAGTGGTAGGTATCATTCTAATTGGTTGTCTATGATGTATCCGAGGTTGAAAATTTCTAAGGACTTATTAACTGAAGATGGAGTTGTATTTATCAGTATTGATGATAATGAAATTGAGAACTTAAGGAAACTATGCAACGAGATTTTTGGCAGGGAAAATTATATAGAATCAATAATATGGTATAAGAATTCAACAAAAAATGATTCGAAAGATTTTGCTACAATTCATGAATACATAATATGTTATGCTAAGAACAAAGCACACAGAAGAGATAGAGGATTAACTTTTAGAGAAAAAAAACTTGGTTTTGAACAAGTTATGAATCTTGCTCAAAAATGGGAATTGGAAAATACTGACATAGAAGATGCACAAAAAGAGGTTAGGTTATTGTATAGAAATAACCGAGACTTTAAAGGCTTATCGCAATATAAATATGTCGAGATTGTTGAAGGAAAATATAAAATATACAGAAAAGATAATGCAGCTTGGCCTCAAGGAGAAGGACCAAAATATGATGTTATTCATCCAATAACTAAAAAGCCATGTCAAACTCCCAAGAGAGGCTGGAGATGGAAAAAAGAAACAATGGATGATCTTTTAAAGCATAGATTAATATGTTTTGGTGAAGATGAATCCATAGTACCTCAGTTCAAAAGATATTTAGATACAATGGAAAGCAATATTGTTAAATCGGTATATGTTAACAATAATAATGGTGATGTAGATTTACGAGAAACCTTTAAAAAAACTGTTTTTGAACATCCTAAGCCGATTTCATTAATTAAGGATCTTTGCTTGTGGGCAACAAGAAAAGATTCAATGATACTCGACTTCTTTTCAGGATCTGCAACCACAGCTCATTCCGTTATGCAATTAAATGCTGAAGATGACGGTTGTCGTAAATTCATCATGGTTCAACTCCCAGAACCATGCGATGAAAAAAGCGAAGCCTACAAAGCAGGTTATAAAAACATCTGCGAAATCGGAAAAGAACGCATCCGCAGAGCCGGAGAAAAAATTCTAGAAGAAAACAAAGATAAAGCAGGCATTGAAAATCTTGACATAGGATTTAAAGTCTTTAGAACAGCAGATACCAACATCCGCTGGTTCAGCGAAGCCATAAAGAACAACGAACTCTTTGACTATGATAATCGAAGGTCTGACAAAGACAATTTAGACTTTAACCCAAGCTATAAGGACATCGACGTAGTCTATGAAATCTTACTTCGCCACAGAGATATTCCCCTTTCTTCAAGTGTAGACAAGCTTTCTTCTATTGGCGAACGAACTTATATCTTTGCAGACACAGTATTGGTCTGCCTAGAAGAAAACATAACGGAAACGATGATTGACAAGATTGCAGCCATAGAACCAATGCCTTCCAAGATCATCTTCCGTGATAGTGCTTTTGAAGCCGATATTTCTTTGAAAAGCAACAGCATGCTACGCTTAGAAGCGCAAATGAAAAAAAACAGCGGCACCAAGAAAAAGGCTTACCGCGTCGAGTTTATATAA
- a CDS encoding DEAD/DEAH box helicase family protein yields MANRISFQFEDGLKFQQDAIKSVINLFKGVSRQDEGTIYYNLNRIKKITEGDPVRNPQLVKPTRLLHNLREVQLNNRLFMAQELQGNNFTIEMETGTGKTYVYLRTILELYRTYGFTKFMIVVPTIAIRKGVEKSIDMLRDHFKSLYHGLDIKNHAFVYDSKSLNKISSSFVETRDLSIVIMNIQAFNKDSNKIRQSDEGGQILWEDIKYINPIVIIDEPQKIEGTTKKKSASLEAIEMINPLFILRYSATHKKLFNQIYKLDSYDAYQHNLVKKIEVKTIHGTIPKDYPYVRYVEFTKDLYAKIELFCVEQGGMIRKKQLKVRGGDSLYECSGNLEQYRNMIVMEDPHKLKKLIIGKWDDRLELAVGESNFNIGDEEAVRIQIRLALKSHLEKQYRNLRAGKKIKVLTLFFIDAVNKFRDNQSADGRGEYLRIFDEEYNKMIVDTQWNKIFKEYPELFKEYKNVHKVREGYFAVDKNKKAVEVENWENTMDEGKLKAKSQEDVDRGIELILEKKDELISFEEPLAFIFSHSALREGWDNPNVFTLCTLKKGGSDIAKKQEIGRGLRLSVDIDGNRCTDEKINELTVIANDHYDHFAEALQQDFNESSGFNKDEVTYDVIYKTLQDAGIPEDKIMELAEPFKSELKQQNIINKDGVLTRDAKKIENITFIHKTLKEHSILIKKKFIETMQAKGTKKIVIINGDEVPVDNGKHSFISEDFFEHLLKELGKRMSQRTMYQVQIDSDAFIEESVTELNDLLRYKRVKYEYNIETGKVEYDEQKKFRLSDPSVQNVFYELEGMDTQKSQFEIINYIMYHTMLPRLAIYRIISKFEKTEILKNQDILDFVTQKIKEKLTDFMAKGVVTYEAIDGYVFDESTIFETDQIDLSMLNDATSLVFKTNADSRRAV; encoded by the coding sequence GTGGCCAACCGCATTTCTTTTCAATTCGAAGATGGACTGAAATTCCAGCAAGATGCTATAAAATCAGTCATCAATCTTTTTAAAGGCGTTAGCCGCCAAGATGAAGGGACCATCTACTACAATCTGAACAGAATCAAAAAAATCACAGAAGGCGACCCTGTTCGTAACCCTCAACTTGTAAAACCCACAAGGCTTTTACATAATCTTCGAGAAGTGCAACTCAATAATAGGCTCTTCATGGCTCAAGAGCTTCAAGGCAATAACTTCACCATTGAAATGGAAACAGGCACAGGGAAGACCTATGTATATCTCAGAACAATACTTGAACTATATAGAACCTACGGATTTACCAAGTTTATGATTGTTGTCCCGACCATCGCCATTCGAAAAGGCGTCGAAAAAAGCATAGACATGTTGCGAGACCACTTTAAAAGCCTTTATCATGGCCTCGATATTAAGAACCATGCTTTTGTCTATGATTCCAAGAGCCTCAATAAGATTAGCAGTAGTTTTGTTGAAACGAGAGATTTAAGTATCGTCATAATGAACATCCAAGCATTTAATAAAGATTCCAATAAAATTCGTCAATCTGATGAAGGCGGGCAAATTCTATGGGAAGACATCAAATACATCAATCCTATTGTCATTATCGACGAACCGCAAAAAATAGAGGGAACAACGAAGAAAAAGAGTGCTTCCTTAGAAGCCATTGAAATGATTAACCCTTTGTTCATATTACGATACTCGGCGACCCATAAAAAGCTTTTCAACCAGATCTACAAGCTTGACTCTTACGACGCCTATCAACATAATCTGGTAAAAAAAATCGAAGTCAAGACCATTCACGGCACCATTCCTAAAGATTATCCCTATGTACGTTACGTAGAATTTACTAAAGACTTGTATGCCAAAATCGAATTATTTTGCGTGGAGCAAGGTGGCATGATCCGCAAAAAACAACTGAAAGTACGAGGTGGAGATTCTTTATACGAATGCTCTGGTAACTTAGAGCAATATAGAAACATGATTGTCATGGAAGATCCACACAAATTGAAAAAGCTCATCATCGGCAAATGGGATGACCGCTTGGAACTTGCTGTTGGCGAAAGCAACTTCAATATCGGTGATGAAGAAGCAGTTAGAATCCAGATCAGACTGGCTCTCAAAAGCCACTTGGAAAAACAGTATAGAAACTTAAGAGCAGGGAAAAAGATAAAAGTTTTAACTCTCTTTTTCATTGATGCCGTTAACAAATTCAGAGACAACCAAAGTGCCGACGGCCGTGGTGAATACCTGCGTATTTTTGACGAAGAATACAACAAAATGATTGTCGACACCCAATGGAACAAAATATTCAAAGAGTACCCAGAGCTATTCAAGGAATACAAGAATGTGCACAAAGTCCGTGAAGGATATTTTGCAGTAGATAAAAATAAAAAAGCCGTTGAAGTTGAAAACTGGGAAAACACAATGGATGAGGGAAAACTAAAAGCCAAATCGCAAGAAGATGTCGATCGAGGTATCGAACTGATTCTAGAGAAAAAGGACGAGCTCATTTCCTTTGAAGAACCGCTGGCTTTTATATTCTCTCACTCTGCTTTGCGAGAAGGATGGGACAACCCCAATGTTTTCACCCTATGTACCTTAAAAAAAGGTGGCTCCGACATTGCCAAAAAGCAAGAAATCGGTCGAGGTCTAAGGCTTTCCGTTGATATCGATGGCAACCGTTGCACCGATGAGAAGATAAACGAATTAACAGTCATCGCCAATGATCATTACGACCATTTTGCAGAAGCACTTCAACAGGACTTCAACGAAAGTTCCGGCTTTAACAAAGACGAAGTTACCTACGATGTGATCTATAAGACCTTACAAGATGCAGGCATACCAGAAGATAAAATCATGGAACTAGCAGAACCTTTTAAAAGTGAGCTTAAGCAACAAAACATCATTAACAAAGATGGCGTGCTGACCAGAGACGCCAAGAAAATAGAAAACATTACCTTTATTCATAAAACGCTTAAGGAACACAGCATCTTAATTAAGAAAAAGTTCATTGAAACAATGCAAGCAAAGGGCACTAAGAAAATTGTCATCATAAATGGTGATGAAGTACCTGTCGACAATGGCAAACACAGCTTCATTTCGGAAGATTTTTTTGAGCACCTACTCAAAGAATTGGGCAAGCGGATGTCACAACGAACCATGTACCAGGTCCAAATCGACAGCGATGCTTTTATAGAAGAATCGGTGACAGAATTAAACGATCTATTGCGTTACAAACGAGTCAAGTATGAGTACAACATAGAGACAGGTAAAGTAGAATATGACGAACAGAAGAAATTTCGCCTCTCCGACCCTTCCGTGCAAAACGTTTTCTACGAGCTTGAGGGAATGGATACGCAAAAAAGCCAATTCGAGATCATCAACTATATCATGTACCACACCATGCTCCCTCGCCTAGCCATTTACAGGATCATATCCAAATTTGAGAAAACGGAAATTCTAAAGAACCAGGATATCCTTGACTTCGTAACGCAAAAGATCAAAGAAAAGCTTACCGATTTCATGGCCAAAGGCGTCGTTACATACGAAGCCATTGATGGCTATGTATTTGATGAATCCACCATATTCGAAACTGATCAAATCGATTTATCCATGCTCAATGATGCCACATCCCTCGTCTTCAAAACCAACGCCGACAGCCGTAGAGCAGTTTAG
- a CDS encoding McrB family protein — protein sequence MFQANPKKYDLSGALHALEKLTWGTFRYKTKIRKGHKVYLWEAGEKSGIVTTATVLIEPEMVQATPEEEPYFIAREIERVGVWLKIEAILPKRILRKDILDHPVLKEMLIIRQANGTNFPVTADQEEAIEALIQSKEQIKAVYDDETMEDDHTFFSPNPEYSLAECAEETGVSEEELSKWIRVIQSKGQAIFYGPPGTGKTYLAQRLAKHLIGDGNGFQKLIQFHPAYAYEDFIQEIRPAVNRHGQLEYKLTPGRFMEFCQEAEKRNGICVLIVDEINRANLTRVFGELMYLLEYRDRNIPLSCSGHFTIPQNVRIIGTMNTADRSIALVFLTILVQVIM from the coding sequence ATTTTTCAGGCTAACCCCAAAAAGTATGACCTTTCTGGGGCTTTACATGCTCTTGAAAAGCTAACCTGGGGTACTTTTCGCTATAAAACGAAGATTCGCAAAGGACATAAGGTGTATTTATGGGAGGCTGGTGAAAAATCAGGAATTGTTACTACTGCAACGGTCTTAATAGAGCCAGAAATGGTTCAAGCAACTCCAGAAGAAGAGCCTTACTTTATTGCAAGAGAAATAGAACGGGTAGGAGTTTGGCTCAAAATAGAAGCTATACTTCCAAAGAGAATTTTACGTAAAGACATACTTGACCATCCTGTATTAAAGGAAATGCTAATCATTCGACAAGCCAATGGCACCAATTTTCCAGTTACAGCAGATCAAGAAGAAGCCATAGAAGCGTTAATCCAATCAAAAGAACAGATAAAGGCAGTTTACGATGATGAGACTATGGAGGATGATCATACTTTTTTTTCACCGAATCCCGAATACTCATTAGCTGAATGTGCTGAAGAGACTGGGGTTAGCGAAGAAGAACTATCTAAGTGGATACGAGTGATTCAATCTAAAGGACAAGCTATTTTTTATGGACCACCTGGAACAGGGAAAACGTACTTAGCACAGCGTCTAGCTAAACACCTTATTGGAGACGGTAACGGCTTTCAAAAACTAATTCAGTTTCATCCTGCCTATGCTTATGAAGATTTTATACAGGAAATACGGCCTGCAGTTAATCGGCATGGTCAATTGGAGTATAAGCTTACTCCAGGACGATTTATGGAGTTTTGCCAAGAGGCAGAAAAAAGAAATGGCATATGTGTTCTTATCGTAGATGAAATTAATCGAGCTAATCTGACTCGGGTTTTCGGTGAATTAATGTATTTATTAGAGTACAGAGATCGAAATATTCCGTTGTCCTGTAGTGGTCATTTCACAATCCCACAAAACGTACGCATTATAGGAACCATGAACACGGCTGATCGTTCCATTGCATTAGTTTTCTTGACAATATTGGTCCAGGTCATCATGTAG
- a CDS encoding McrC family protein, with product MLPFLINMARLYEQFVAQWLVENLPEQYRLKKQERVQIDHDGELIASIDLVIYDWRTNQVLHILDTKYKVVERPSPQDVYQIVAYAVAKECHEAILVYPFQVTNQRIRRIGQIRLRMLSFPLGGDLGEAGQAFLRDLLE from the coding sequence ATGTTACCTTTTTTGATCAATATGGCTCGTCTATACGAACAGTTCGTAGCTCAGTGGTTGGTAGAGAATTTACCAGAGCAATATCGATTAAAAAAGCAGGAGCGTGTTCAAATTGACCACGACGGTGAATTAATAGCTTCTATTGATCTAGTGATTTATGATTGGCGAACCAATCAAGTTCTACATATTTTAGATACGAAGTATAAAGTCGTTGAACGCCCAAGTCCACAGGATGTTTATCAAATTGTAGCCTATGCAGTGGCCAAAGAATGTCATGAAGCGATACTTGTATATCCTTTTCAGGTAACAAATCAAAGAATAAGAAGAATTGGCCAAATTCGTTTGAGGATGCTTTCTTTTCCGCTAGGTGGTGACTTAGGGGAAGCGGGACAGGCTTTTCTTAGAGACTTGTTGGAGTAA